TCTGTAAATTCCGGTGAAATAGGCTTCAGTATAATATCATCAATATCAAAAGCAAAATCCGAAGTATTGGCGCCGCTGTCAGCAGAAAAACCAAGCATTCCGCTGCCTATATTGGCGCTTTCGGTGAACTTTAGCTTGAAAACCTGCCATGTATCAGACAGTGCAGGCAGTGAACCGTCTGCATTTGTTAGCTGCAAAGAATGCTCGGTTCCATCTGCATTCAGTGTTTTAATATACGGCACAAGCGTATGCCCCGCTTCCTGTGCCCTTGCGCGAAAGGATAAAATATAATTTTTACCGGCAGTTCTGGATATATACTGCCGGATGCCCCGGGTTTCCAGATCGTTCTCATTGCTGCTGTTTGCGGACTGAATCACTGTAATATACGGATTGTCAGCAGTTACTGCGCTTACCTGCGTATTCTCTCCCTTCAGCCAGGTATCGCTCACATTGGATCCGGTCTGAAATCCGTTCCACAAGCCCTTTGTCTCGAACGGAAAAGAGAAATTTCCGTTAAATGGCGTGTCCAGTTTTTCAATTTTTATTTCGTCCAGCAAAAAACTGCAATCCGTTCCGCTTCCCTGTCCGGATAAATCGTCAAAAATTCTTGTGTAGAACGTTGCTGGTAATTCGCTGTACACACTGTAAAGCCAGTTATTCGGCTTATAAATGCACTCGTAATACTGCCAATCCTTAGTTAACGCTGTGACGGTGCCATGCGCATCTGACATGGCAAGCTTTGAATAATTTCTTACATATGAAGAATTTTGATTTGCGGAAAAAACAGTTGTGCCGTCTTCGTTCTTAATGCCGGAAAAATCAAAGTATCCCGCAAGATATTTACCAACAGCCGACTCGTTGCTCGCCTTGGCAAACCAGGAGATTTTGTAAACCGCACCGGGAATAATTGATAATGCTGAATTTAACATAACACCGCCGTTTCCGTTTGAAGGAACGACAGAGATACAGCCGGAATCATCCATACCGCCTGCTTCCTGCAGGGACATCGCAGCGCCCATGCCTTTTAAAGCAACAGCTGTACCGTCAAAGGATTCGTGCAGCAAAAGATTATTTTCATGTACCATTTCTGCAGGATATACCGGTTCAACGATGAAATCATCCGCGAGAAAGCTGACATTTGCCGAACCACCCCGGAAGTCGATGCTGCAATCCGGCGAATAAATCTTGGCTTGCCCGTTGCCTGTTGTGCAGGTTTCAGCAACTGTATAGGTGTTAAAATATCTAACCCAGCCATTTCCAACATTCTCACGGTTTACAAGGCGCACGCTTTGATATCCTGTTCCGGAGGATGATGTAATTTCGCCGTTTTCATTTTCCTCTTCATAGTGAAAAAATAAGGTGACACGAGGATTCCCAAGTAGCTCCTCCGATTTAACGTTTACAGAAAACAGGTATTCCCTGCCGGAATATAACCTGAGTCCGTTCTTAAAAAAACCGCCTTTTTCATCTGTACCATTGGTAATTGACAACGAGCCAGAAGAGCCTCCAAATCCTCCGCTTATCTTTGTAAGGGAAGCACCATAGCTTGCTTTGATGTCTTCTTGATCCAATTCAAAGGTTAAATGCATAGAGTCAGATAAATCTAAGCTGTCTACACCAAAAACACAAGGAAATACAGCTATTAACATCAGCAATGCCGTTAAAATAGAACATACATACTTTTTCATTATACTTTCTCCTCTCATTTATAATTGAAACTGAAGTTATTTTAACATAGTTTTTATCAAATGTCAATATACACATCATTGAATGATGTGTATATTGACATCATTTTTCAGTAGACTAAATTTGAAAGGATTGATAATATGATATGTGATAGAATTAAAAAGTTAAGAGAACAATACCATTTAAGTCAGGTAGATTTGGCAAAAAAACTAAATATTGCGCGTACCAGCGTTTTGGCATGGGAAAATCAAACTTCTGCACCTGCAATGAAACACATAATTTTAATGGCTAAGTTGTTCCGCGTAACGACAGATTATTTACTGGAGGTCGACAATAAACGCATGTTGTCGCTTGATAATTTAAGCGATGAAGAAATTGCAATTATTTGTAGCTTGTTAAATTATTTTGACAAGAACAAACAGCTTGACAATCAAGAATAAAAAGCAAAATATAAGAAACATTTATTTCCATTTACAAATTTCGTTTAAAACAAAACTGCCATTTTTCACATAAAAAACAAAGTGTGTTTTAGATTTTTATTGTTTTTTGCTTTTGCGATTTTAAATAGCCTAAAACATTTGACATTCGCTGCAAATTATGCTAATATTCCTATTGCAGACGATAAACTGCAAAATTATTTGAAAAGAGGTTTTGAGACGATGCAGATGAATTATATCAGAGAGTTGCCCGGTCCGGAGGAAATCAAAGAACGATATCCGCTTTTACCGGAATATGCAGCAAAAAAGCAGCAGTTTGACGACCAGGTGAAAAAAGTCTTTACGGGCGAGTCTGACAAGTTTATTCTGCTGATCGGCCCCTGCTCAGCAGACAATGAAACTGCAGTTTTAGACTACTGCACACGGCTGAAAAAGTTGCAGGATAAAGTTTTTGATAAAATTTTAATCGTACCTCGTGTTTACACAAATAAGCCCCGCACCACAGGCGAAGGATATAAGGGCATGCTGCACCAGCCAGATCCCACAAAAAAAGCGGACATGCTTCATGGTATTTTAGCAATCAGGAAGCTGCATACAGACGTAATTGCCGAAACCGGCTTTTTCTGTGCCGATGAGATGCTGTATCCTGAGAATTACAGGTACCTTTCCGATTTGCTGTCATATGTTGCAGTAGGCGCACGTTCTGTGGAAAACCAGCAGCACCGTTTAACCTGCAGCGGAATTAATGTTCCTGTGGGAATGAAAAATCCCACCAGTGGAGACTATTCCGTTATGTTAAACTCCATTATCGCGGCCCAGCATGGCCACACCTTTATTTATGGCGGCTGGGAGGTTAAGACAGAAGGCAACCCCTACGCCCATGCAATTTTGCGCGGTTCTGTGAACAAACACGGCCAGGCAAATCCCAACTACCACTACGAGGATTTAATCCGTCTGCACGACCTTTATGCCGCAAAAAACCTGCAGAACATGGCCTTAGTGGTTGACGCCAACCACTCTAACTCAAACAAACAATATTTAGAACAGATTCGAATTTGCAAAGAGGTGCTTCACAGCTGCAGGCACTCGAACGACATTAAGCAGTTTGTGAAAGGCTTTATGATTGAAAGCTATATTGAAGACGGCAGCCAGAAAATTGAAGACGGCGTGTATGGAAAATCCATCACAGACCCGTGTTTAGGATGGGAAAAAACAGAACGGCTGATTTTAGATATCGCCGACCTGCTTTAAATTAAAAAAAATTTTTTAAGGAGGAATTGCAATGGTTGACAACAATGAGCATTTAAAGGATGTGGCTCTCCGAATTAGAAACGCCAGAGAGATTTTGGGTCTTTCAGAAGAAATTATGGCCCAAAACACAGATATTACCGCAGACGAGTATAAAGCTTATGAAAACGGAGAGAAGGACTTTGATTTCACATTCATTTATAAGTGCGCAAAGTGCCTCAACCTGGATCCGACTGATTTGCTCAAAGGCGCAAGTCCCACGCTGACCAGCTACGAGGTTACAAGGCGCGGCGGCGGCCTGCCCATTACGCGGAAAGAGGGCTATGAATATAAAAATCTGGCCTCTATGTTTAAAAACAAAACGTCGGAGCCTTATCACGTTATTATTCCTTACCTTGAAAATGCCGGTGAGGGCGAAGCTTCTTCCCATAAGGGACAGGAGTTCGACATTGTGGTGAAAGGCCGCCTTAAGATGACTGTTGGCAGCAACACGGAAATTTTAGAAGCCGGCGACACCATTTATTATAACAGTGCCACGCCTCACAGAATGGTGGCTATGGACGGTAACGACGTTGAGATTTATGCTATCGTCATGAAAGATGTAGACGCATTGGGCGATAACACTGCGTATGACGACATGCCCTATAAAAATTTTCAAACGGATGCTGACGTTTACAGCAAGTTCATTAACACGGTGGAAGACAAAGAAGGCCGTTTGGTTGACATTTCATTTCACAACGCAGAGGAGTTTAATTTTGCGTTTGATTGTATCGACGTGCTGGCGGAGAAATGCCCCGATAAACTGGCAATGCTGTTCATTTCTCACGACAAGCAGGAAAAGCGGTTTACGTTCCGTGACATCAGCCGGTATTCTTCCATGACCGCGAATTATTTTGAATCGCTGGGCATTAAAAAGGGCGACAGGGTTATGTTGGTGCTGAAAAGGCACTACCAATTCTGGTTCTCTATTTTGGCGCTGCACAAAATTGGTGCAGTTGTCATTCCTGCCACTCACCTGCTGGTGGAACACGATTTTGACTATCGCTTTCAATCTGCAGGCGTCAGCGCCATTGTCTGCACGGCTGACACCGACGTATCCCATCAGGTGGATTTAGCGGAGAAAAACTATCAAAAAATTACAAAAATTTTAGTTGGCGGCCAGCGTGACGGCTGGCACAACTTTAACGAGGAAATGCCTGCATTTTCCGATACATATGAAAGAAAACCCGATTCTGCCTGCGGCTCAGACCCGTTACTTATGTTCTTTACGTCGGGTACCACAGGATATCCGAAAATTGCAACACACAACCACAAATATCCGCTGGGACATTTTATCACGGCAAAATACTGGCACAACGTAAACCCTGACGGAATTCACTTTACCATTTCCGACACTGGGTGGGGAAAAGCCCTTTGGGGAAAGCTTTACGGCCAATGGCTGTGTGAAGCAGCAATTTTTGTGTATGACTTTGATAAGTTTCAGGCAGACGACATTCTGCCCATGTTCAAAAAATATAATATTACCACTTTCTGTGCCCCCCCAACCATGTACCGCTTCTTTATTAAAGAGGATTTGTCGCAGTATGACCTTTCTTCTCTGGAATATACCACAACCGCCGGCGAGGCGTTAAACCCGGAAGTGTATGAACAGTGGAAAAAGGCAACAGGGCTGCGCCTGATGGAAGGATTTGGGCAGACAGAAACCACCCTTACAGTTGGAACACTGCGCGGCATGGTGGCAAAGCCAGGCTCAATGGGCAGACCCTCCCCGCTTTACGATGTGGATGTTGTGTTAGACGACGGCACAAGTGCTGGCGTTGGTGAAACCGGCGAGGTTGTTGTAAGAACCGACAAAAATGAACCCTGCGGTTTATTTATGGGCTATTACGGCGACGAGGAAAACACGAAAAAGGCTTGGCACGACGGACTTTATCACACCGGCGACCTAGCCTGGCGCGACGAAGATGGATACCTTTGGTTTGTGGGCAGGATTGACGATGTGATTAAATCCTCCGGCTACCGGATTGGGCCGTTTGAAATTGAAAGCGTTATCATGGAGCTTCCCTATGTTTTAGAATGTGCCGTTACAGCTGTGCCGGACGAAATTAGGGGACAGATTGTAAAAGCATCTATTGTGCTGACCAAAAATACACAGGGATCCGATGCGCTGAAAAAGGAAATTCAGGATTATGTAAAAACCCACACAGCGCCCTATAAATATCCACGGGTGGTGGAATTTTTAGAAGAACTTCCGAAAACCATCAGCGGAAAAATCAGGCGTGTGGAATTAAGGGAAACAAAATAAGCAAAAAACATAAGCCCATCTGTTAAACAGATGGGCTTATTTGCTGCTGGTCTAATTCCCGTTTACGCACCGTTCGTATATTTTTCCAATACCACACCGCATATGTAATGGCTAAGGGTATCACGGCAACCGTCCAGGCCGAGGGTTCAATGAGACACACCAGCGTATAACTTTTTACATACTGCGTTACCAAAGACAGCGTTGTACGCGTAACAAGCTCAATGGCGCAGGCAATTACCGGAATAATGGAAAGGCCGATTCCGTGCATGGTGTTCCGAAGCGCCTCCACCGGCGACACAAACAGAAACGCAGGAACCATAAATAAAATATACCGCACAGAAAACTGCACAATTTCTTTTACATTTTTGTCCCCGCTAACAAACAATAAAACAAGATTTTTTCCGAACAGCAGCATCACCAGCGCGGCAAAAGCCCCCAAAAGAACAGAGATGAAGCAAGACACCTTAACGCCCCTGTGAATGCGTTCTATGTTCCCTGCCCCGGCGTTTTGGTTCACATAGGTCACCATTGCGGCCCCCACAGAATTGAACAGACCGAACAAAATATTGATAATGCGCCCAACTGCGGTAGTAGCGGCAATGGCCGCCGTGCCAAACAAATTAATCGCACTCTGCCCAATCATGCCGCCTCCGGAAATCAGTGAGTTCTGAAAAAACATGGGAATTCCAATGCGCAGGCATCGGCCGGCAATTATCTTATCAAAAATGCATTGTTGTCTTGAAAAAATCAGGTCTGGGAACTTTTTCAAAATCGCCGCGGCGCAAAAAATACATGCGGCAACCTGTGATATTACCGTTGCCAGCGCCGCACCCCAAACGCCAGTATGTACCACAGCAATGAAAAACACGTCCAAAACAATGTTTACAACTGAGCTTAACACCAAGGAGTAAAACGGAATTTTGCTGTTTCCCATGGCGCGAATCATGCCTGACAGCAGGTTATAACACATGGTAAACACTGTTCCCGCCAGAATGACAAACACGTATGACGATGCGTCACCCAAAATTTCCTGGGGTGTTTTCATCCAAAGCAAAATTTCCTTGTGAAAAACCATGCTTAAAGGAGTCAACACCAGACTGATTGCTGCCATTAACACCAGCGACACAAAAAACGACACCTTCACGCCGTTTCCGTCTTTTGCACCCAGCCGTTGTGCAGTAACCGCCGAAAACCCCGTCATGGCGCCGCAGGCGCCCCAAATGATAAATGCACACATGTTTCCCGTTGCACCCACGGCCGCCAATGCGTCTGAACCCAAAAGGCGCCCGACAATCAACATATCCACCGTGGAGTAAAGCTGCTGAAACAGTGAGCCGAAGAAAAACGGCAGAGAAAACTTTAAAATCAGCTTTGCGGGACTTCCCGCAGTCATGTCATGAACCATAAATAACCCTCATTTTTTTAAGTTGCAAGGCTAATTATAAAGAGTTCCGTTTCTTCTGTCAAGGGGTTTTTCTCAGTAATTTAAATGTAATATTCCGTGTTGGCGGCGCCGTTAATTTATCACAGACGCGGTTAAGTAGTTTACCCCGCTAAAAGGGGGGGCTGTATTTTGTTTTGTTTGCTCTAATTCCTCTATTTTGTCAATCTCACCTGAAAGATAAGCCTTAATTCTTCTGGAAGCATTTTGATTCAGCATAATCTGTCCGCCGTAGCGTGCGCAGATTACCTCATAGCCGAAAGGCTTATAGGTCTGCATCCATTCAGAACTATGCAGCTCTTCCATGGCTTTATACAGCTGGCTTAACGCGGGAATCAGCACATCTGCTGCTTTTGCCAAATATGCTTTGTCTCCGTTCCGATATGCTTCGTCAACCTTCAGCATCAGTTCCGCCTTTTTTTGCAGAATGGTAAAGAGCAGACGGCAATACCGGTAAAAATTTTTATTTTTGTCATGTTTCATCTCTGCCGCTTCATAAAGGGCAGCAGTTTCTTTCCCGATTTTCATATACTGTCTGCAATCTTCTTCCGAAAGTGACAGGCGGTAAAAAATATTTCCCAGGACAACAGAGCGTGCCCACATCCGTTTTCCCTCTATTGTGGGCGTTGCGTTTTCCATTGCCGCAACTAAGGATGACGGTATTTTTGTCAAAAATTCGGCGGCAGACGCAATCTCTTCTCGGCTGCAGTCTATGCCGCGGTAGCAGAATTCTGAATAGGCCGTCAAAAGCGGCAATGCGTAAAACTGATTGGTGTCACAGCCGCCGTCTTCCCACAGTGTGGTAAACACCGTGTCAATATTTTCTGCTGAAATACATGTTTTAAGCGCTGTTTCTGCCCAATTGATTGTTTCACGGCTCAAAGGAAGAAACCCGAACCAAGTGTGGCTTGCTCCGGCAAAGAACGTGTTTTTTTTCAGTTCTTTGTGTTTTTTTATCATGTTCATATGGTTCGTTTTATCCACACCACCGTAGTTCCAGTAAACCATGTCCACATCCGGAATACTGTTAATCATGTCTTCCGAAAATTCACTGTCCGGGACGTAGTAATCGCCGTTTTTAGATGTCAGACGGAAAAACATATCGCTCCACATCATGGGATGAAACTCATATTTGTTACAAAGGTCACACACTTTGTTTAAATGCCGGTTTAAAATAACGGTGTGCTCGGTATACCCATGCAGTTTCAAATAATTTCCCAAACCAATGTCCCATGCTTCGTCCATGCCAATGTGAATTTTCTTTGTGCGGAAAATGCCGCGGAGGGTTTTTATCATGCATTCAATCAGTTCATAGGTTTTCGGTTCGTCAATCAGCAAAACCGATTTTGTGTCTTTCACCTCTGCTGCAGCCTGCCATTTTAAATATTGCTCCATATGTCCCAGCGTCTGGATACAGGGAATCAGTTCAACGCCCATACCAAAGGCATAATCGTCAATTTCTTTCAGTTCCTCTGCGCTGTAGCGTCCGCGCATATAGCCGAATAGGGGATATTCTTTCAATTCATAGGTGTCCTCTGTATAAAGCATCAGCATATTCATACCGAGGCAGGCCATATAGTCAATAAACTCTTTCACCTTTTCCACACGCATAACGCCGTTTCTGGAGCAGTCCAGCATTACGCCAAGATTAGAAAACGCCGGCTTCTGCCTGATTTCAAACTCTGTTTTACCCTGAGAAACACTTTGTGCAAATAAAAACAACGCCCGTGCCGTCTGCGGAACAGACAGGCCTCCCGCCTGCGCTCTGCCGTTTCTTAACGATGCAAACACACAGTTGCAGTCTATCTGCTCTATTTCCCCGTCGTAATGAAAGTCAACCAATTGAAATACCTTTTCTTTTAATAAGTCGAACGCATGTTTTTCCATAACTGAAATTCTCCTTTCATAATTGACAAATGAAATTGCATTGCCTATAATGGAATTATAATGCAGACGAATTTAAATATATATAGAAAATATGGGATAAATTCTTTAAATTCTGATATTTGGAGCCGTTATGGAAAAACAGTATAAAAAATGTATTATTTCTAAACAAATTCAATTAGACGCAATTGTGACTTTTCATGACTCAATTTACAAAAGTGATTTTTATTATGAGGGAGAAATGCACGACTTTTGGGAAGTTGTGTGCATTATTGGCGGACAGGCAGAGATTGTTGCGGGAAACAATGTGTTTTTGCTGCAGCACGGTCAGGCGGTGGTGCACCCGCCTATGGAATTTCACAATTTGCGTCCGGCAGGAGGTACCTCCATGCAGGCACTCATTGTCTCCTTTTATGCAAGCCGCATGCCGGATTTGTCCGAGCGGATTTTTAAATTAACTTCTGAAATAGTTGAGCAGTTTCAATTGCTGTGCCAAAGGGCAAAATCGTTTTTCACTTTTACCTTTTACAATGGACTCCTTACTAGTGTAATCGAAGGAAAAGAACTGGAAGCAAGCATGTTTTTGACGAAACTGGAATATTTGTTGCACCGCCTGATGACAGACGGGGCTAACGTTGCGCAGCCAAGCAGAACACAGAGCGCCCAAACCTATCAAACCATTTTAAACGTCATGGAGCAAAATTTAGACAAAAAGCTTTCCATTTGTGAACTTGCGGCGCGTTGCAGCATAGGAGAGGCAAACATGAGAAGCATTTTTCGCAAATATGCCGGGAAAGGCGTTATGAGCTATTTTAATTTAATGAAAATAAAAAAGGCAATTGTATATCTTCAGGAGGGGAAAAGTGTAAAAGAAACAGCTCTGATGCTGGGCTTTTCCGACCAAAATTATTTTAACACCGTCTTTAAACGCATGATTGGTGTACCGCCGGGAAAATATAAGGCGCCATGACGCCAGCCGGCTGGCAGACTATTGACTTGTTTTAAATTTCTTGATATAATAGAAAAAATAAAATTATACGGCAGGATACCGTTTTGGAGGTAGTTTTTTTGAAAGAAAATGTTCAGGCGGCAAAAAAAAGAGAGGGCTTTTTTGCTTCCGTTAACCGTCAGTTCCATGAGCACAAAAGCACTTTTTTTGTATATTTAATTTTAAGAATATTGGTGATCGCTTCTCTTGTTCTCTCCGCTATCCGGGGAGAATATGAAAATGTGTTTGTTTGTGCGCTGTCCCTTTTGTTGTTTATCGCACCGGCGGTGATTGAAAAAAAATTAAAGATTGACCTTCCGTCCACTTTGGAAATTATCATTCTTTTGTTCATTTTCTCGGCAGAAATTTTGGGGGAAATACATAATTACTACATGAAATTCCCCTATTGGGACTCTATGCTCCACACGCTGAACGGATTTTTGTTTGCCGCTGTGGGCTTTTCCCTTTTAGATGTGGTTAACCGCGACGCGCATTTTAAGTTTCAGCTCTCCCCGTTTTATTTGGCCATTGTTGCCTTTTGCTTTTCCATGACCATTGGCGTTTTGTGGGAGTTTTTTGAGTTTTTCTGCGACACAGTGCTCCATACCGATATGCAAAAGGACTTTATTGTAAACACCATTTCCTCTGTGACATTAGACCCATTAAAAAGCAACACGCCGGTTGTTATTAATGGAATCCACAGCGTTTCAGTGAACGGACAGGATTTGGGACTGGGCGGATATTTAGACATAGGACTCATTGATACCATGAAAGACTTAATGGTTAACTTTGTTGGTGCGGTGATATTCAGCATCATCGGATTTTTCTATGTGAAAAACCGCGGCAAAGGCAAGTTTGCCAAGCGGTTTATCCCAACCATTGACGAAGACGGTAAAAAATAGGATTAATCTGAAACTTGCTTAAAATAAATCATTCCGCTTTTTTCCGCAATTTTTAAATCAGCGCCTGCTAAGGTCAGCTTTTTATTTAGAAATGAGAGGTAGAGCGGAATGATTTTTTCGTCTGTTTCAACATTCCATACCTTTTGTTTCAATTTTAATGTAGTAACCATCTGGTCTTTCTGCCCAAGCAAAAGCTTCATCACTTCAATTTCCTTGTTGCTGAGTTTAAAGGAGGTGCTGCCAACTGAAAGCTCAGAGGTTTCCATGTCTAAAACGAGATTGCCGCAAACAAACCGGCCTTTCTCTGCTGCCCTCTCCCTTGTCAAAACACGAATTCTGGCCAGCAGTTCTCCTATGGAAAACGGTTTTGTGACGTAATCATTTGCACCGGCATCCAACCCTTCAATTTTATCTAAAATGCTATCCTTTGCAGTGAGCAGCAAAACCGGGGTTTTAATCCCGTTTTCTCGTAGAATCTTAAGCGCCTCAATGCCACTCATTTCTTCCATTAAAATGTCAAATATCATTAAATCATAGTCGTTTGCAAGACCCATTTGTGCTGCTATCTTTCCATTGGGAACATCGTCGGTTTCATATCCGTGTTTTCTCAGCATCCTGCTTAAGGATCTTCTTAGATCTTTTTCATCTTCGGCATATAACAGTTTCATGTTTCATTCTCCTTTTGCAATCATGTCGCGGATTGCCTGCATATCTACATCTGCCGACGCCATTTCGTCGGCACAGCGCTTTAGCTCCGAACAGATCAGGTCTTGATTTTGTATATGTTTTTTATATTTCATTTCATGCTCCAGGCTTGCCCAAAAGTCCATTGCAATCGTTCTAAGCTGAATTTCTGCGTTCACTCTTTTACTGCTTTCTGTTGTCCTAACCGGCAGGTTTACCACCAGGTGATAGCTTCTGTAGCCGTTTGGCTTTGGATTTTTAATATAATCCCTTTCAGACAAAATGTTTATATCTTCCTGTTTTTTTAAAGCTTCAGCAATTTGATAAACATCGTCAATAAACCCAACAATCACCCGCAGTCCCGCTATGTCATTTAAATACATTTGAGCAGCCTCCGCAGTTTTCGGCAATTTTTTTCTGAAAAGCTTTCCACAAATGCTTTCATCGGACTTAATACGGCTGTAAATATTCTTTATCGCGTTTCGTTTTTCCCGTATAATAATCTGCCTCTGCATAATC
This region of Congzhengia minquanensis genomic DNA includes:
- a CDS encoding GDSL-type esterase/lipase family protein, with product MKKYVCSILTALLMLIAVFPCVFGVDSLDLSDSMHLTFELDQEDIKASYGASLTKISGGFGGSSGSLSITNGTDEKGGFFKNGLRLYSGREYLFSVNVKSEELLGNPRVTLFFHYEEENENGEITSSSGTGYQSVRLVNRENVGNGWVRYFNTYTVAETCTTGNGQAKIYSPDCSIDFRGGSANVSFLADDFIVEPVYPAEMVHENNLLLHESFDGTAVALKGMGAAMSLQEAGGMDDSGCISVVPSNGNGGVMLNSALSIIPGAVYKISWFAKASNESAVGKYLAGYFDFSGIKNEDGTTVFSANQNSSYVRNYSKLAMSDAHGTVTALTKDWQYYECIYKPNNWLYSVYSELPATFYTRIFDDLSGQGSGTDCSFLLDEIKIEKLDTPFNGNFSFPFETKGLWNGFQTGSNVSDTWLKGENTQVSAVTADNPYITVIQSANSSNENDLETRGIRQYISRTAGKNYILSFRARAQEAGHTLVPYIKTLNADGTEHSLQLTNADGSLPALSDTWQVFKLKFTESANIGSGMLGFSADSGANTSDFAFDIDDIILKPISPEFTEIPLTGSFEVGKTITAGVTTEGTNSKVRYKVMSSLDNVHFSCISQGLMTQNTISHTITTGNVGTYIRFEFAGIVDGSFAPKVVTESGYISGASLKFTSTSGDSFVQAEAALHQNQCVGKRIKLIAAAYGKDRELLNISEFCALYDTLTDGKLTVRVEKNTETVMVKAFLWIDETLEPIVHAKVLGGTENAVLPLKVYLIGDSICYDYGTEVTQRVGWGTKFDDSFVSGVTVDNCAVRGESSLTYLYAERNPADESATHRWWHPNKKWDEILTDSTPGDYCLISLGTNDKNYYTGGNFTIGCSKEQYRKNLERFINEGREAGLNILFVTPIPAIGVATTFNSISDYAGVMIEVANENNVTVLDLNKKMYDYCMEMGAETAFNTYYCYEMNDSIHINDEGAKLVNSFILEMLEASVSPLKQFINREEQK
- a CDS encoding helix-turn-helix transcriptional regulator, whose translation is MICDRIKKLREQYHLSQVDLAKKLNIARTSVLAWENQTSAPAMKHIILMAKLFRVTTDYLLEVDNKRMLSLDNLSDEEIAIICSLLNYFDKNKQLDNQE
- a CDS encoding 3-deoxy-7-phosphoheptulonate synthase; protein product: MQMNYIRELPGPEEIKERYPLLPEYAAKKQQFDDQVKKVFTGESDKFILLIGPCSADNETAVLDYCTRLKKLQDKVFDKILIVPRVYTNKPRTTGEGYKGMLHQPDPTKKADMLHGILAIRKLHTDVIAETGFFCADEMLYPENYRYLSDLLSYVAVGARSVENQQHRLTCSGINVPVGMKNPTSGDYSVMLNSIIAAQHGHTFIYGGWEVKTEGNPYAHAILRGSVNKHGQANPNYHYEDLIRLHDLYAAKNLQNMALVVDANHSNSNKQYLEQIRICKEVLHSCRHSNDIKQFVKGFMIESYIEDGSQKIEDGVYGKSITDPCLGWEKTERLILDIADLL
- a CDS encoding AMP-binding protein; amino-acid sequence: MVDNNEHLKDVALRIRNAREILGLSEEIMAQNTDITADEYKAYENGEKDFDFTFIYKCAKCLNLDPTDLLKGASPTLTSYEVTRRGGGLPITRKEGYEYKNLASMFKNKTSEPYHVIIPYLENAGEGEASSHKGQEFDIVVKGRLKMTVGSNTEILEAGDTIYYNSATPHRMVAMDGNDVEIYAIVMKDVDALGDNTAYDDMPYKNFQTDADVYSKFINTVEDKEGRLVDISFHNAEEFNFAFDCIDVLAEKCPDKLAMLFISHDKQEKRFTFRDISRYSSMTANYFESLGIKKGDRVMLVLKRHYQFWFSILALHKIGAVVIPATHLLVEHDFDYRFQSAGVSAIVCTADTDVSHQVDLAEKNYQKITKILVGGQRDGWHNFNEEMPAFSDTYERKPDSACGSDPLLMFFTSGTTGYPKIATHNHKYPLGHFITAKYWHNVNPDGIHFTISDTGWGKALWGKLYGQWLCEAAIFVYDFDKFQADDILPMFKKYNITTFCAPPTMYRFFIKEDLSQYDLSSLEYTTTAGEALNPEVYEQWKKATGLRLMEGFGQTETTLTVGTLRGMVAKPGSMGRPSPLYDVDVVLDDGTSAGVGETGEVVVRTDKNEPCGLFMGYYGDEENTKKAWHDGLYHTGDLAWRDEDGYLWFVGRIDDVIKSSGYRIGPFEIESVIMELPYVLECAVTAVPDEIRGQIVKASIVLTKNTQGSDALKKEIQDYVKTHTAPYKYPRVVEFLEELPKTISGKIRRVELRETK
- a CDS encoding MATE family efflux transporter; the protein is MVHDMTAGSPAKLILKFSLPFFFGSLFQQLYSTVDMLIVGRLLGSDALAAVGATGNMCAFIIWGACGAMTGFSAVTAQRLGAKDGNGVKVSFFVSLVLMAAISLVLTPLSMVFHKEILLWMKTPQEILGDASSYVFVILAGTVFTMCYNLLSGMIRAMGNSKIPFYSLVLSSVVNIVLDVFFIAVVHTGVWGAALATVISQVAACIFCAAAILKKFPDLIFSRQQCIFDKIIAGRCLRIGIPMFFQNSLISGGGMIGQSAINLFGTAAIAATTAVGRIINILFGLFNSVGAAMVTYVNQNAGAGNIERIHRGVKVSCFISVLLGAFAALVMLLFGKNLVLLFVSGDKNVKEIVQFSVRYILFMVPAFLFVSPVEALRNTMHGIGLSIIPVIACAIELVTRTTLSLVTQYVKSYTLVCLIEPSAWTVAVIPLAITYAVWYWKNIRTVRKRELDQQQISPSV
- a CDS encoding beta-N-acetylhexosaminidase, which produces MEKHAFDLLKEKVFQLVDFHYDGEIEQIDCNCVFASLRNGRAQAGGLSVPQTARALFLFAQSVSQGKTEFEIRQKPAFSNLGVMLDCSRNGVMRVEKVKEFIDYMACLGMNMLMLYTEDTYELKEYPLFGYMRGRYSAEELKEIDDYAFGMGVELIPCIQTLGHMEQYLKWQAAAEVKDTKSVLLIDEPKTYELIECMIKTLRGIFRTKKIHIGMDEAWDIGLGNYLKLHGYTEHTVILNRHLNKVCDLCNKYEFHPMMWSDMFFRLTSKNGDYYVPDSEFSEDMINSIPDVDMVYWNYGGVDKTNHMNMIKKHKELKKNTFFAGASHTWFGFLPLSRETINWAETALKTCISAENIDTVFTTLWEDGGCDTNQFYALPLLTAYSEFCYRGIDCSREEIASAAEFLTKIPSSLVAAMENATPTIEGKRMWARSVVLGNIFYRLSLSEEDCRQYMKIGKETAALYEAAEMKHDKNKNFYRYCRLLFTILQKKAELMLKVDEAYRNGDKAYLAKAADVLIPALSQLYKAMEELHSSEWMQTYKPFGYEVICARYGGQIMLNQNASRRIKAYLSGEIDKIEELEQTKQNTAPPFSGVNYLTASVIN
- a CDS encoding AraC family transcriptional regulator; its protein translation is MEKQYKKCIISKQIQLDAIVTFHDSIYKSDFYYEGEMHDFWEVVCIIGGQAEIVAGNNVFLLQHGQAVVHPPMEFHNLRPAGGTSMQALIVSFYASRMPDLSERIFKLTSEIVEQFQLLCQRAKSFFTFTFYNGLLTSVIEGKELEASMFLTKLEYLLHRLMTDGANVAQPSRTQSAQTYQTILNVMEQNLDKKLSICELAARCSIGEANMRSIFRKYAGKGVMSYFNLMKIKKAIVYLQEGKSVKETALMLGFSDQNYFNTVFKRMIGVPPGKYKAP